In the bacterium genome, one interval contains:
- a CDS encoding GYD domain-containing protein — protein MPTYISLIKYTQKGLEDIKHSPDRVEVVRKAARQAGGDLKAFYLTMGQYDAVSIVESPNDETMARSALAAAMRGTVHTETFRAFTEDEFKKIVASLP, from the coding sequence ATGCCGACGTACATCAGCTTGATCAAGTACACGCAAAAGGGGCTCGAAGACATCAAGCACAGCCCGGACCGCGTCGAGGTGGTGCGCAAGGCGGCGCGCCAAGCGGGAGGAGACTTGAAGGCATTCTACCTCACGATGGGCCAGTACGATGCGGTCTCCATCGTCGAATCCCCAAACGATGAAACCATGGCGCGGAGCGCGCTCGCGGCCGCCATGCGCGGCACGGTGCACACGGAAACATTTCGGGCGTTCACCGAAGACGAGTTCAAGAAGATTGTGGCGTCGCTGCCGTAA
- a CDS encoding creatininase family protein: protein MKKYRLIEMSWMEAEEAFKRSDTVIMPVGTLHGHGPTPIGIDATSVDALADRVGKQTGLMVLPSLPYGENDKMREYPGSIAISQHVLEGFYTDICRSLHRNGIRKIIFLNGHGGNREPLIRTGRNIRGLGMVAAVVEWWTVGKKLMPAAFPEGSHIWELAIAMAIDGTEIADLRGGGYKGEWGTDPALRRLFGEKIKPLGFNSFEYQGAQVIIPVDAWDIDVASPPEIDEGALEALRRKGEESIERLVEYCSAFAREFEKIDVSRALAKS from the coding sequence TTGAAGAAGTATCGGTTGATTGAGATGTCTTGGATGGAAGCGGAGGAGGCGTTCAAGAGGTCCGACACGGTGATCATGCCCGTCGGCACGCTGCACGGACACGGGCCCACCCCGATCGGCATTGATGCGACTTCGGTCGACGCGTTGGCTGATCGAGTGGGCAAGCAGACCGGTTTGATGGTCCTCCCGTCCCTCCCGTACGGCGAGAACGACAAGATGAGGGAATATCCCGGATCGATTGCCATCAGCCAGCACGTGTTGGAAGGGTTTTACACCGACATCTGCCGGAGCCTCCACCGAAACGGGATTCGAAAGATCATCTTTCTGAATGGCCACGGCGGGAACCGCGAGCCCTTGATCAGAACTGGCCGCAACATCCGCGGGCTGGGCATGGTGGCCGCGGTCGTAGAGTGGTGGACGGTCGGCAAAAAACTCATGCCGGCCGCCTTTCCCGAGGGGAGTCATATCTGGGAACTGGCCATCGCGATGGCGATTGACGGAACCGAGATCGCCGACCTCCGGGGCGGCGGGTACAAGGGAGAGTGGGGCACCGACCCGGCGCTGCGGCGCCTGTTCGGCGAGAAGATCAAGCCGCTCGGCTTCAACAGCTTCGAATATCAAGGCGCCCAGGTGATCATCCCCGTCGACGCGTGGGACATCGACGTCGCGAGCCCCCCGGAGATCGACGAAGGCGCGCTGGAGGCGCTGCGTCGGAAAGGCGAGGAGTCGATCGAGCGCCTAGTCGAGTATTGCTCAGCATTCGCGCGGGAATTCGAGAAGATCGACGTGTCTCGGGCCTTGGCCAAATCCTGA
- the lhgO gene encoding L-2-hydroxyglutarate oxidase, which yields MYDVVIVGGGIVGLATALALIEDRPQIRLAVLEKEGRVGAHQTGHNSGVIHSGIYYRPGSFKARLCVDGSKRMGRFCQDHGIRVERCGKVIVATSADELRRLDDLYSRGVANDVPGVEKIGPERLRELEPHAAGLGAVYSPGTSIVDFGEVARTAAAIIREHNVELALSTEVTRVIEAGDELRIETNRGDWRATYLINCAGLHSDDVARKSGIVPDVRIIPFRGEYYLLRRDRQSLVRGLIYPVPDPQFPFLGVHFTRTVHGEVEAGPNAVLAFAREGYTMGRIDVRELWEILRYRGFWSMGRRYWRTGIYEFRRSLSVIAFVRSLRRLVPELRVEDVVRGSAGVRAQAVTQDGRLVDDFRIVEAPRAIHVLNAPSPAATASLSIGRYIAARAAEVFTLR from the coding sequence ATCTACGATGTCGTGATCGTCGGCGGCGGAATCGTCGGGCTGGCGACGGCATTAGCGCTCATAGAAGACCGCCCGCAGATTCGTCTCGCCGTGCTCGAAAAGGAAGGCCGGGTCGGCGCCCACCAAACCGGGCACAACAGCGGTGTCATCCATTCGGGGATCTATTACCGGCCCGGATCGTTCAAGGCGCGACTGTGCGTCGATGGATCCAAGCGCATGGGGCGCTTCTGTCAGGACCACGGTATCCGCGTGGAGCGCTGCGGGAAGGTCATCGTGGCCACGAGTGCGGACGAGCTGCGCCGGCTGGACGATCTGTATTCCAGGGGCGTCGCCAACGACGTGCCGGGAGTCGAGAAAATCGGACCCGAACGTCTTCGTGAGCTCGAACCACATGCCGCCGGCCTGGGGGCGGTGTATTCTCCGGGGACATCCATTGTTGACTTCGGCGAGGTCGCCAGGACGGCAGCCGCGATCATTCGTGAGCACAACGTGGAACTCGCCCTGAGCACCGAGGTCACCCGGGTCATCGAGGCGGGGGATGAACTGCGGATCGAGACGAATCGGGGAGACTGGCGCGCGACGTATCTCATCAACTGTGCCGGTCTACACTCCGACGACGTCGCGCGGAAATCAGGAATTGTTCCGGACGTGCGCATCATCCCGTTTCGAGGCGAGTATTATCTTCTGCGGCGCGACCGGCAATCACTGGTCCGCGGACTCATCTACCCGGTGCCCGATCCGCAGTTTCCGTTCCTGGGCGTGCATTTCACGCGGACCGTGCACGGAGAAGTGGAGGCCGGCCCGAATGCGGTGCTCGCGTTCGCACGGGAAGGCTACACCATGGGGCGGATTGACGTCCGTGAGCTTTGGGAAATCCTGCGCTATCGGGGGTTCTGGAGCATGGGGAGGCGCTACTGGCGAACCGGCATCTACGAGTTCCGGCGCTCGCTCAGCGTCATTGCGTTCGTGCGCTCCCTGCGGCGTCTCGTTCCCGAGCTCCGCGTGGAAGACGTGGTCCGCGGGTCCGCCGGGGTCCGGGCCCAGGCGGTGACGCAAGATGGGAGACTCGTGGACGATTTTCGCATCGTGGAGGCCCCGCGCGCCATTCACGTGCTCAATGCCCCGTCGCCCGCAGCCACGGCCTCGCTCAGTATCGGCCGCTACATCGCCGCGCGCGCGGCCGAGGTATTTACGCTGCGTTAG
- a CDS encoding aldo/keto reductase → MTLQSRAKLNNNTEMPLLGLGMWQIPNGKPAADAVAWGLEAGYRHFDTAKIYGNEEGVGEGIRNGTIPREEIWVTTKLWPADQLNARKAFATSLAKLNVGYIDLYLVHWPTPGLVTRTWKAMEDLYEGETCKAIGVSNHSIKQLSSILRIAKIPPAANQVKFSPFGFDQDLLDFCTRHGIVVQAYSPLTKGQRLRDERLGAIALRYRKSPAQILIRWALQKGAVVLPKSQHKERMKENAQVFDFAIAAEDMDQLDRCAE, encoded by the coding sequence ATGACCCTGCAATCCAGAGCGAAGCTCAACAATAATACGGAAATGCCGCTGCTCGGGCTGGGAATGTGGCAGATCCCGAATGGGAAACCGGCCGCGGACGCGGTGGCATGGGGACTCGAAGCCGGCTACCGGCACTTCGATACGGCGAAAATCTACGGCAATGAAGAGGGGGTTGGCGAAGGGATCCGCAACGGGACCATTCCTCGCGAAGAAATCTGGGTGACGACGAAATTATGGCCCGCGGATCAATTGAACGCTCGAAAAGCGTTTGCAACCAGCCTCGCCAAACTCAACGTCGGGTACATCGATCTGTATCTTGTGCACTGGCCCACCCCAGGCCTTGTGACGCGGACATGGAAAGCTATGGAAGACCTCTACGAAGGAGAAACATGCAAAGCGATCGGAGTGAGCAACCACTCGATCAAGCAGCTCTCCTCGATCCTCCGCATTGCAAAAATCCCTCCTGCGGCGAACCAGGTGAAATTTTCTCCGTTCGGCTTCGATCAGGACCTCCTCGATTTCTGCACCCGGCATGGCATCGTCGTGCAAGCCTATAGTCCGCTCACGAAAGGACAGAGGCTGCGGGACGAACGGCTTGGGGCCATCGCTCTACGGTATCGGAAATCGCCGGCACAGATCCTCATCCGTTGGGCGCTGCAAAAAGGGGCCGTCGTCTTGCCGAAGTCTCAGCATAAAGAACGCATGAAAGAAAATGCCCAGGTGTTTGATTTTGCGATTGCCGCGGAAGACATGGATCAACTCGATCGGTGTGCGGAGTAG